A window of Paenibacillus polygoni contains these coding sequences:
- a CDS encoding M24 family metallopeptidase: MENNRVMKLRKAMKEQGLEAILVTSPINRRYITGFTGSAGYVLVTLQKAYLLTDFRYMTQAPQQAKAFTVLEHTAKPMETVKDLLMEEGIQSLGFEKDLITFATYEAYTDQLKPVELVPVSGLVEKLRLYKDENEIAIMQRAADLADAAFAHILTVVKPGMTEREADLELEFFMRKHGATSSSFDTIVASGIRSAMPHGVASNKVIEKGDFITFDFGALLDGYCSDLTRTIAVGTPAAKLVEIYNIVLEAQLHTLEQIKPGMTGREADALARDIITKYGYGDYFGHSTGHGLGMEVHESPRLSKLSDDILEPGMVVTVEPGIYLADIGGVRIEDDVVLTESGISILTHSKKELITL; the protein is encoded by the coding sequence ATGGAGAACAACCGCGTGATGAAACTACGTAAGGCTATGAAAGAACAGGGACTTGAAGCCATTTTGGTGACTAGCCCGATTAACAGACGGTATATTACCGGCTTCACTGGTTCAGCAGGTTACGTACTCGTAACGCTCCAAAAAGCGTATTTGCTTACTGATTTCCGTTATATGACACAGGCTCCGCAGCAAGCAAAAGCATTTACTGTTCTTGAACACACTGCGAAACCAATGGAAACAGTAAAGGATTTACTGATGGAAGAAGGAATTCAGTCTCTGGGATTTGAGAAGGATCTCATCACGTTCGCCACGTATGAGGCGTACACAGATCAACTAAAACCAGTAGAACTGGTTCCGGTGAGCGGACTTGTTGAAAAACTTCGGTTATATAAAGATGAGAACGAGATTGCGATCATGCAGCGTGCTGCAGATTTGGCGGATGCTGCTTTTGCTCATATCCTGACAGTCGTAAAACCTGGAATGACAGAACGCGAAGCAGACCTTGAACTTGAATTCTTTATGCGCAAGCATGGTGCAACATCTTCTTCCTTTGATACGATTGTAGCTTCTGGAATACGTTCAGCCATGCCCCACGGCGTTGCCAGCAATAAGGTAATTGAGAAAGGCGACTTTATTACTTTTGATTTTGGTGCACTATTAGATGGATATTGTTCAGATCTGACCCGAACAATCGCAGTCGGTACACCGGCAGCCAAATTAGTTGAGATTTACAATATTGTGCTGGAAGCTCAATTACATACTTTGGAGCAGATCAAGCCAGGTATGACAGGTCGGGAAGCAGATGCGCTAGCAAGAGATATAATTACGAAATATGGATATGGCGACTACTTCGGACACAGTACAGGGCATGGCCTTGGGATGGAAGTTCATGAGTCTCCTCGTTTATCCAAACTTAGTGATGATATTCTTGAACCTGGAATGGTTGTTACCGTTGAGCCAGGGATCTATCTTGCTGACATTGGAGGCGTACGGATTGAAGATGACGTCGTACTGACTGAATCTGGAATTTCAATTTTGACGCACTCTAAGAAAGAATTAATAACATTGTAA
- a CDS encoding DUF1385 domain-containing protein — protein sequence MPQESKPVAYGGQAVIEGVMFGGKHVNVTAVRRKNQEIAFLEVPKQDKSWVKKLRKIPFLRGIVSLIDSSAKGTKHLNFSADAYADDELTEEERQEQKDNENKGWSLSMVIGVAAVGVLSFVFGKVVLTAVPVFIEDFLFGNTGLSKFSHTFIEGIIKILLVFLYLYVISLTPTIKRLFQYHGAEHKVISAYEAGVELTPANVQKFSRLHYRCGSSFLVLSVIVGVLVYSLFSIPFPYDNVWERVGQRLILLPVVLGLSFEVLKFTNAVRDVPVLRYLGYPGLWLQLLTTKEPTDDQVEVSIASFNRMRELDAELENATVNVSYASGNLDPVKG from the coding sequence TTGCCTCAAGAATCAAAACCAGTAGCTTACGGCGGCCAAGCAGTCATCGAAGGCGTAATGTTTGGCGGGAAGCATGTAAATGTTACAGCAGTAAGACGAAAAAACCAGGAAATCGCTTTTTTAGAAGTCCCCAAACAAGATAAATCCTGGGTTAAAAAACTTAGAAAAATTCCCTTTTTACGCGGGATTGTTAGTCTAATTGACTCGAGTGCCAAAGGAACCAAACATCTTAACTTTTCTGCTGATGCTTACGCAGATGACGAGTTAACTGAAGAAGAACGACAAGAGCAGAAGGATAATGAAAATAAAGGCTGGAGCCTGTCCATGGTCATTGGCGTAGCCGCTGTCGGAGTACTGTCCTTTGTATTTGGCAAGGTTGTTCTCACCGCTGTACCTGTATTTATTGAAGATTTTCTATTTGGTAACACGGGGTTGAGTAAATTCAGTCACACCTTTATCGAAGGTATTATTAAAATATTGCTAGTATTTTTATACTTGTATGTCATATCGCTTACACCAACGATCAAGAGACTGTTCCAATACCATGGAGCAGAGCATAAAGTAATCAGTGCTTATGAAGCAGGAGTAGAGCTTACACCTGCCAATGTGCAGAAGTTCAGCCGTCTTCACTATCGCTGCGGCAGTAGTTTTCTTGTTCTAAGTGTTATTGTCGGGGTACTGGTTTATTCTTTATTCTCCATTCCTTTCCCATATGATAATGTGTGGGAACGTGTAGGTCAGCGGCTCATTCTCTTACCAGTCGTACTAGGGCTGTCTTTCGAAGTTCTGAAGTTTACGAATGCAGTTCGTGATGTTCCTGTCCTCCGTTATCTTGGATACCCTGGTCTATGGCTTCAGCTGTTAACTACAAAAGAACCTACAGATGATCAGGTGGAAGTGTCCATTGCCTCCTTCAATCGGATGCGTGAACTCGATGCAGAACTTGAGAATGCTACGGTAAACGTATCTTATGCAAGCGGAAATTTGGATCCTGTGAAAGGATGA
- a CDS encoding YqhR family membrane protein, with protein MNHQQRRTKRTNPLLFGLEIGFFAGLFWGGIQWVFYIFHFTVIPTGFIAEPFFKHSFIYSLAGQWLGWLFFIGFSILAAFLYLIMFRKFRGPLPGLLYGILWWFLIFVWPGPNLGMVKPITEVTWDTIYAEFCLFLLWGLFIGYSIAIEYTNERKREPKVA; from the coding sequence GTGAACCATCAGCAGAGAAGAACAAAACGAACCAACCCGCTGCTTTTCGGTTTGGAAATTGGATTTTTTGCCGGATTATTCTGGGGAGGAATTCAGTGGGTTTTTTATATTTTTCATTTTACGGTGATTCCCACCGGGTTTATAGCAGAACCTTTTTTTAAACATTCTTTTATTTACTCACTAGCCGGACAATGGTTAGGATGGTTGTTTTTTATCGGATTTTCAATCCTTGCCGCTTTTCTGTACCTCATCATGTTTCGTAAATTTAGAGGACCGCTACCTGGATTGCTGTACGGTATCTTATGGTGGTTTCTCATTTTTGTCTGGCCGGGTCCGAATCTCGGTATGGTAAAGCCGATTACAGAGGTGACGTGGGACACGATTTACGCAGAATTTTGTTTGTTTTTATTGTGGGGATTATTTATCGGTTATTCAATAGCCATCGAGTATACGAATGAAAGGAAACGAGAGCCAAAAGTGGCATAA